cacacctagggacaatttagagtgttcaatcagcctgccacgcatgtttttggaatgtgggaggaaaccggagcacccggagaaaacccacgcaggcccggggagaacatgcaaactccacacagggaggccggagctggaatcgaacccggtacctctgcactgtgaagccgacgtgctaaccactggactaccgggccgcccgggctccatacaaataaatataaataaaatgatgacaaataaaTAGAAACGATCGAGTCATAAATATGAAAAGTACAgcaatagataaataaataagtgccTTGCGTCAAGTAAGGCGAGCGTGCGGAACACGGTGCGGGCTTGGAGCGTGTCTTGACACTTCAAATTCCTCACTGGGGCTGACTGGTGCCGAGTGGCGCGTTTTAGCGTGCCGGCGTCCTGTGGGCGGCGATGGCTCGGAGGCTTCGGATGACATCGTGCATGAAGGATCTAAGCTGCGTGAGTGTCAGGTGAGCGGCCGCCTGCACCTCGTAGTCACCTTGGAGACGCGCCGCAAGCCCCGCCCATTGATCCGGGTCCTCATCCAGGCTGGCCTtgccgccgccgggcccggccACCTCACGGGCCTGCGAACATCCCGTCCGTTAGCACGCGCCGTCCATTTCAACAGTTAGCGTTAGCACGGGCGTTACCTTATCAATGTGAGCCAGCAAGTCTCGCAGGTCGGCCTGAAGGCTGTCCAGATCGCCAAGGCGCTCTGATAAAACTCTGAGAAGACCCTGGAACATCCGCACGCCTGCTGCCATGCGACTCGTGCATGTGTCCTGCAGAACATATCGTCAAGCaagatggtcaatgtcgtccgttttttctttttgtgaaggCACGCATGCGAGTATGTTTTTTAAAGGGCCTCGGCACCCAATGCGTTCCACTGGTTGATGCATTGCAAGGGTTAAAACGAGCCTGTTGACGGACAATTACGTGGTTTGCCGATTCTTTGCGATCGGCaacaaaatagcaaaaaaaagtcttccgaatcggctcattttgctgttgttgtgtcGTGCATGGGTCGCGCATGCCACTTGTTGCCTTACATCTCCAATTATCATGAGAAATGGCCCTCTTCAAGATGCCAGACCTTTTTGACCAAATAAAAATCCTTGGCAAAGGGCATCGTGGGTTATTTGGAACC
This region of Hippocampus zosterae strain Florida chromosome 17, ASM2543408v3, whole genome shotgun sequence genomic DNA includes:
- the csf3b gene encoding colony stimulating factor 3 (granulocyte) b is translated as MHAHAVFTLLCCILFPRVTRPAPTAGPSPALRDALERGSMLADKISKDVPTALAQASTLDFLPLTGDLQMMATALHIPPAPVLKPLSANFNVDTCTSRMAAGVRMFQGLLRVLSERLGDLDSLQADLRDLLAHIDKAREVAGPGGGKASLDEDPDQWAGLAARLQGDYEVQAAAHLTLTQLRSFMHDVIRSLRAIAAHRTPAR